Part of the Polaribacter sp. Hel1_33_78 genome is shown below.
GTTACTTGTCCGTTTTTATAACCCCAATCTGGATTGAATTTATTTCCTGATTCAGCATCTCTGTAGGTAGCAATTGTACTTCTGTTTTGTCTTTGACCATGTCTTTGTGGCGCTCCAAATGTTGTAAATGATAAAGTATGATTATCATTGATTTCTTTAGAGATATTTACAAAATAGTTAAACCCTTTAAATTGAGTTCCGTCAATATAACCTTCTCCTTCAATTTTCGCAAAAGACACTGTTGCAGCCAAACCGCTATCCATTAAACCTGTAGATAAAGTAAAGCCATATTTTTGGTATCCATCGTTACCTGTAGAAGCAATAATATTTCCTCCTTTTTGAACATCAGAAGTTTTAGACAAAATATTAATAGTTCCTCCAATAGAAGGTACCGCAACTTTAGAAGCTCCTAAACCTCTTTGAACTTGCATTGCAGATGTAACATCTGATAATCCAGCCCAGTTAGACCAATATACTCTTCCGTTTTCCATGTCATTGACAGGAACACCATTAATCATAACGGCAACATTTTCAGAATTAAATCCACGTAAGTTAATACGACCATCTCCAAAACCACCTCCAGATTTCGTAGCATATACTCCTGGTGTAGATTTTAAAACTTCAGGGAATTCTTGAGAACCTAACTTTCTCTCAATATCTGCAGCTTTTAGTGTAGAAACCGCCACTGGCGTTTTTCTATCAATAGCAAATGATGTTGCTGTTAAAACAATTTCATCTAAACTAGCATCCGCATCTAATTGAATAGAACCCAACTTAGTTTTTGAAGAAGAAAAAGCAACTTCTTTTGATTTGTAACCTATAAAAGAGATTACTAGAACACCAGAATTTGATTTAGCATTTAGCACAAAATTACCATCGAAATCAGTTACTGCTCCATTGGTTGTTCCTTTTTCTAAAACACTAGCTCCAGGTAATGATTGATTTGTCTCATCAACGATTGTACCTGTAATTTTAGTTTGTCCTAAAACTGCAGCAGATATAGAAAATAAAGCTACAAATAATAAGTTTTTAAAATTTTTCATTGTTTAAATTTATGTTATTTAATGTTCGGCAAAAGTCTTGCTTTTACCGATTTATAATGTTAATTTAATGTTAAGTTTTAACAACAAATTAAGATATTGAAAAGTAAACAAAATAAAACCTATGTTCTAAAAATGATACTATAATATATTAACAGTTTTATTAACAAAAAACTACTTAACAGTTAAAATATTTTAATCTATTTGTTTTTCAATAGCTTCTTGGCTAATTCTTTCCCTAATTCCACACCAAATTGATCATAACTATATATGTTCCATAAAATTCCTTGCGTGAAAATTTTATGTTCATAAAGTGCTATCAATTTCCCTAAAGATCGTGGTGTTAATTTATCGAAAAGGATTGCATTACTCGGTCTATTTCCCTCAAAAACTTTAAAAGGTAGTAATTGATTTATTTTATCTTCATCACCCGAGAATTTTAATTCTAAATGAACCTCTTCTTTACTTTTACCAAAAGCCAAAGCTTCCATTTGTCCATAATAATTTGCCATCAATTTATTATGGTGGTCTGTTAAACCATATAAAGATTCTTTGTAACCAATAAAATCTGCAGGAATTAACTTTGTACCTTGATGAACTAATTGCATAAATGCATGTTGCATATTTGTACCAGTACTACCCCAAACAATAGTTCCCGTTTGGTAATCAATGGCATCTCCATTTCTATCTACGCCTTTCCCATTACTTTCCATGATTGCTTGTTGCAAATAATCTGGTAATTTCTTTAAATATTGAGAATAAGGTAAAACTGCTTCTGTTTCTGCTAAATAAAAATTATTATACCAAATGCTAATCAACGCTAACACTACTGGTATGTTTTTATCAAAGTCTGTATTTTTGAAATGGATATCCATTTCTTCCGCCCCTTCTAAAAGAGCCTTATAATTGTCAAACCCAACGGACAAACTGATAGACAAACCTACCGCAGACCAGAGTGAAAAACGCCCTCCAACCCAATTCCACATGGGAAAAACGTTATTTTTATCAATTCCAAAATTATCTACTGCTTCTAAATTTGTAGAAACGGCCACGAAGTGTTTTGGAATATCAAAAATTGTTGCTGATTTTAAAAACCAATTTTTAATTGTTTCCGAATTTGTAATAGTTTCCTGAGTTGTAAATGTTTTAGAAACTATTACAAATAAGGTAGTTTCCGGATTTAATTTCTTAATTACTTCAGAGACATGATCTCCGTCAACATTAGAAACAAAATGAGTTGTTAATTGGTTTTTATAAAATTGTAAAGACTCAACAATCATATCTGGCCCGAGGTCAGAACCTCCAATTCCAATATTTACAACATCCGTAATTGATTTTCCTGTATATCCTTTCCATTTTCCAGAAATAACTTTATTCGAAAAACTTTTAATTTTCCTTAAAGCTGCTTGTATCTGAGGCTTAATATTTTTACCGTGGACAAAAACCGGTTCATCAGAAGTACTTCTTAATGCTGTGTGTAAAACTGCTCTTCCCTCTGTTACATTAATTTCTTCTCCTGAATATTGACTTTCAATAGCTTCTTTTAAACCGACTTCTTTTGCTAATGCTACTAGTAAATTAATTGTTTCTTTTGTAATTCTATTTTTAGAAAAATCTACTAGTAAATCATCAAATTCTATAGAAAAATCTGCTTTTCTATTTTCGTCTTTACTCAAATCTTTAATATTGATATCTTTAATATCCTTAAAATGATTTATTAATTTTCTCCAAGATTCTGTTGTTGTTGGGTTGATGTTTTTTAAAGCCATTTTTTATTTTTGTGCGATAGTTTCTTTAATTTCTTCAGGTTCTTGAACAGGAACTCTTTTATAATCTAATTGATATTTTAATGTTCTTATGAATTTAAAAAAGGTTGGTTTCACCTCTTTTTTCATAGGTTTTGCAGCTGGTAATTTTTCTCTTAAAGGATCTACTTGTTTACCGTATTTCCAAAAACGATAACAAACATGAGGACCCCCTGTATTTCCTGTCATACCTACATAACCAATTACATCACCTTGTTTTACGTAATTCCCTTTTCTTACTTTACGTGATT
Proteins encoded:
- the pgi gene encoding glucose-6-phosphate isomerase, whose product is MALKNINPTTTESWRKLINHFKDIKDINIKDLSKDENRKADFSIEFDDLLVDFSKNRITKETINLLVALAKEVGLKEAIESQYSGEEINVTEGRAVLHTALRSTSDEPVFVHGKNIKPQIQAALRKIKSFSNKVISGKWKGYTGKSITDVVNIGIGGSDLGPDMIVESLQFYKNQLTTHFVSNVDGDHVSEVIKKLNPETTLFVIVSKTFTTQETITNSETIKNWFLKSATIFDIPKHFVAVSTNLEAVDNFGIDKNNVFPMWNWVGGRFSLWSAVGLSISLSVGFDNYKALLEGAEEMDIHFKNTDFDKNIPVVLALISIWYNNFYLAETEAVLPYSQYLKKLPDYLQQAIMESNGKGVDRNGDAIDYQTGTIVWGSTGTNMQHAFMQLVHQGTKLIPADFIGYKESLYGLTDHHNKLMANYYGQMEALAFGKSKEEVHLELKFSGDEDKINQLLPFKVFEGNRPSNAILFDKLTPRSLGKLIALYEHKIFTQGILWNIYSYDQFGVELGKELAKKLLKNK